The Athene noctua chromosome 25, bAthNoc1.hap1.1, whole genome shotgun sequence region AGCTCAGAGCCATCCTGGGGAGACCGGGAAGGAGGAGGGTGCAATGGGACTGAATAAATGGAGGGATGAGACTGGAgactggggaagggaaaggggagagaggggagggggaactGGCAGGGGGAGAACAGGATCAGAAAAGCAGTGACAAACAAGAAGTTTGCAAGGAGTCTCACTGCTGggctctcctcctctctccccagcccTTTGCCATCCCCTCTGTACCCAGGCGGGTGGCCTTCACGCCCCACCGGAATGTCCTCGCTTCGTCTGCACAGATACAACCACCGTACAGCTCATCCGCGCTCGGCGACACCTCCAGCTCCGCTGACTCCACCAACGTCACCTGAACCTGCCAGACCACAGCCAGGGCTCCATCAGCCCCCGCCAgaccccagccccagggccccctccccagccccactcacccgCAGGCACTGCCGCAGGTGGTTTAAGACGGTGGCCACAAGGCTGAAGGGCTCGTGGCGGACCACGGCGTAGGGCAGCACCAGCTCCACGAAGAAGGGCTTGAAGGCCGTGAGGGTGGTGGCAGGGGCCAGCCCCAAGCCCAGCGGGGATGTGCAGAACATCCCGGCTTCCCACTTGGTGATGGCATCGGGCACCGTCACCGCCACCTCTGCAGagcccccctccctgcagggcgGTAGAAGATGGATCGACCTTGCAGGCTGAGTCTGACGGGCAGAGCCAGCAGAAAGAGCGTGTCAAACCCCTTTCTCTATGTCTGGGGACCATCGGTGGCCATCACATGCTTGGAGAAGGGCAGAGGAACCATCAGTGCCGTATCTCTTATGGCATCCCCTGCCTACAGAACAGACTGCCCCGCTCTCTCCCAGGTCAGTGCTGAGGTCCAAGGGAAGGGACTGGACATGCCTCAGTGTCACTCCTGCATACATGGACAGATCCGGAGGACTGGGATCTGCACACAGAGGTGAAGCGGATGCAATAAGGGCAGTTCCCTGACTCGAGGTCTGCTAGGGCTCCTTACTCACCCCACAGGGACCAGCTCCCATAGCCATGTCTCCAAGAAATCCATCTGCATCCCTGCATCCTGCCTGACACCCGCCTGCTCATCCTCCTCCAGTCCTGCTCCTGCAAACAGGGGCACGACTTGAATGTGCTGTCGCAAAGGATGGGAAGGGGCGGGACGTCCCcgcctgtcctgctgcagccagcgTGGAGGCTGTTGCAGGTTCTCTCCACTCACCTTGGGGGTATGAAGGTGTTACGTGGCTTTGTAACAGGCTGTTTGGTGCACAGCCCAGCTGAGTGTTGGTGACAATTTTCAAACCTGCGTCCTGAAACATGACACATGAGAGAGAATAACACAACATGAAGCCCAGAAATATACCAAAATGTCTTTCTGTCCCTCTTTGAAGCAAATAATCAACATGCACTTAAAGCCCCAAGACAGAACAGAGCTCCCCAAGATCAGGACCCCCCACCACACTGTAACAGGTGTGCGGGAGAAGAATATCTGTGCCAGGGGGAGATGCAGCACCAGGGGCAGTTGGGAAAGATCTGGTGGATCTGTTCTGCCCACTCCATTCCCAAACAGCTCCGACCTCTGGGTTTGCTGCCAGTGGGAGACACGCACCCCCAAAAAATCAGGGGAGTGCCAGGCCAATCTATATGCTTTACTCCACACCCAGATTTGTGATGGGACAAGCAGAGCTTAGCCCCGTCGCTGTGAAATGCCGCTGTGCCTGGACTGACAGATGCGTTTCACAGGTCTGTCCCAGGCTGGCGGAGTGAGGGGCAGGGCATGTTACTGGGGCAGTGTTAGAACTTGTTTTGTGAGCTCAGACATGAGCTGGGTGAGGGACCAGGTGCCCCCGTCACCCTGAGTAATCCTTCCTAGGAGGGCATGTGAGGTAGGGCTGGAGGGCTCATACCTTAACCAGGATGTAGGAGCCTGTCCGTTTGTCAGACACCGGTACCTCCCTGCGCCACACTCTGCGGAGGCAGTTTACCCAGCTATTCCCTGGCACATCAAAACAGCTAGTGGCTGGAAGGCCTGCTATCCCATCCTGGAAGTCATTCATCCCACAGCTAAATGAATCAGGTTCTTTAACTTCAGAAGGATAGCTGACTTCATAAATATTTGGGAGTAAGTCATAGACCTAAACGGAACATGTGAACTTCATGTGAGAAAGCTATGAAAAACTCCTGGCCCATCTTCAAGCCCTTTTGCCCCGGACATCACCCCATAATTTCTGAACATCCTCGAGCATCGCAGtgatgctgctctgctgccagccccagcccctctaTCCCATCCATCTTTTCCCAGAGCAGGGATTGTTTCCCACCAATCACACCCTGTTTTCAAGGTTGCCACCCCAGGAGGCAGCACAGCGAAGTTCTATGGCTCATCTTCCTCATTCAGCGATGCAGAATCTCCCCTGCAATATCCCACATTCCTGGGCGTTGGCAGAGGCTCACTGAGCTCGTCCAGACACCCACGTTCATCCTGCAGGTAGGGACCTGCATTCAGGACTGCAAGGTGCCTACCATCCTCCCCTGAAATGGGTGACAGCAGAAGGaaactgctgtccccatggcccAGCAGCCCAGGACCAGCCCAGCACTGAGGTTCCTCCAGACGCACCGTGATGGGGTTGAGTTTGCCCCTGGCACTGGAGGGCTGCATGCGCTGATCCTTGGCGTAGATGGCACACAGTGACCCGGGGGCAGCCTGCAGCTTCAGGGGGAGCTGGGAGCCCACCAGAGCCCTCTGCTCTGAGAAGGACAGATTCACCTGGAGAGAGGGGAAGCCTTTGGGTTAGGGGAgaggggagctgctcccaggaaGGGCTCCATGCCACAGTCTGACTCCAAACACTAGCGGAGGATGGGAGTGAGGGCTGTGATCAAAACCAGGAGATGGTTTGTAAGAGTAACAAgaatgggagaggaaggaaaacccTCTCTGAAAGGAGAGTCTGGGACAAGGCAGTCGCGGGGGATGAGGAAAGGCTCTGCTGAAGAGCGAGGCTCAGTGCCCACATCTCCCCACCAAGCCCGGCAGGAACTGCCTTGACTTTGTCAGCTTCTGCTCACCGTGTTGGGGAAGCACTTGTCCACCTTGAGCTCGGTGCTGTCGGCCACCATCTCGCTGTCAGGCAGCACCACGTAGCCCAGCACCTTGGCCCTGGGTGCCAGCTCAGGGCCAATGGGCAGCTCCAGGCTGAAGGATCCTCTCAGCCCTGGGCCATGGGAAAGGAGGGGAGATAAGGACCAGGCACAGAGAGCAGAGCCCTGCACAGCCCGTCCATGCCTCGGGACCTACCAGCCTCTGCAGGCAGCTCTTTCCTGAGGACAGTGGCAATGGTCCCCTTGGCCAGGACCTGCAGAGGAGAGATGGGAACAACAAAACCGATCCTGAGCAGGGACATGGCAGAAGCAGATCAGGGAGGGCATGGAGGATGCTCAGGGAGATGCTGTTAGAGTCGCATCCTGCAGGAGGGATGGAACTGGTACCCCAAGACCAGAGAGCACCAGGCTCCATCCCTGAGTCCTGAAGCCAAGAgcagctgcccagggctggctggaaaTGGCTTCTGCTGGAGGGGAAGGCTTAACCCCACACCCCGGTTAGCCTGATTCTCCTCCCCTGAGCTCTGCCCTGCAGGCAGTGTCCCATCTCTCCCCAGCTGAAGGCTCACCAGGAACACCACATCCAGTTTCTGCAGCTCTATCCCCATGGCCTTCTCCTCAAACAAATACTCCActctgagctgctggggctggccgCAGGGCAGCGTCTTTCCCACCTTGTGGATCTTCAGGAAACTTTTGATGTCCGAAGGGAAGGGATACAGGTAGCCAGGAAAACTTCGGTAATAGAGATACTGTTTTCTTTCATGCTCTGAGACTGGAGGGTTATCCTTGAGCTCACCCTGAGAGGCAAAAATCAAGACTCTTATTGGCAAAGatcagctcagcagcagagcaCAGTAGGGGTACAAAGCCACTTTGCAGCTGTGACTGCCACGCACTTTACTGTGACATCCCTGCAGGAACAgccaagacagacaatccagatGCACTCAGCACCCAAAAACCAGAGCTGTGTCCCATTATCGGCTTTTCCAAGGACCCTCCAAGGGGTCGCCAGTGGATGGCAAGAGGAGGCAGGCATGGCTAAGCAGCATGTGTGGGCAGATGGTAGGAACTGGAAAAGCATCCCACAACTATCTCTTGTGCCCAGATGGTGGAGGCAGAAAGGATCCTAAAATTCATCAGTGGAGTGTAAAAACAGTAAGGCAGAGAGAAGGAATAAGAGGAAGATCTTGCAGAATGCATCCAAAGTGAGAGTAGCCCCTTTTCCCagtgcaggaggagcaggaagggtgCCGGGGTCTGTAGGGTCAGACAGGCAATCAAGGTATCAAACAGGGCTGATAAAGACATGGAACGATTTAGCATAGAATGCTGCGGGTGCAAAGAGACCAAATGGGGTCAAGGGGAAGCTGGAAGATTTTGTGTAAGAAAACTTCTGTGAACTTTACCAAATCCAGGGTGCCTGAGGGGTGTGGGACAAGGGTCACTTACGCGCATGGAGACAACGCCACTCCAGCCAGAGGTGTCCAGCTCAAAGGAGGCTCTCCCCGATCTGTCTGTGACCAGGGTGTTATTTTGCCTTTCTCCTCTTGCTTCAACCACAAGCAggaactcctcctcctccagggcagAGCCATCGGCTCCCTTCAGCAGCATCTGCaccaggagggaaggggagatgcCCCGGGCTGGGCTGCAGCCGTGGGGCAGAGGGCAGGGGTGGGATAGCAGTGCTGGGGGTCAGAGGGAGCAGGACGGggtgcagcagggtgcaggggaGCAATGTGAGGTGCAGGGACACACACCaccatcccccaccccccatccccattACCGTCCCAGTGCAGGGAATCCCAGGCTTGTAGAATTTATCAATGTTTTCAAAGGTGACTGAGGCCGTTTCATAGTTAATCGTACACTTTTTCGTCACTTTATGCCTCATCCCTGCAGAGAGGAGGGGGACATGTGAGAGGTACTTAGTAAATCGTCCTGGTGATTCCCCCCCAGGAACGATGGCTCAGAGAATCTCAAAGACACACCGTTACGCATTTGCTCCCCACTGTTGTCTTTGCAAGTGGCCATATGAGACAAAGCTGTCCCCCTGCAGGCGGTGGTCATGGGCAGGTTTGCACAGTGCAAAAATCAAACTCCTTGGGCAACAAATGCAAAAACAATCCTTGGGTATGATTGGAGCACTAGTGAGAGCAGGACTACTCTCAGCCAAGATCCGTGTTCTACCAAATTACCAAGCTCTACCCCAAAATTCCCCTCTAAATGGCTGCAAGGAAATCAAAAAAGCCCCTCACACCTGCACTGTGATGAAATTGGGCTTTTTTACTTGACCCTAAGGATGTGTCTGTGATCTGTAACTAGATTGAAAGTAAGAAAGAaccaataagaaaaataattacccTGGTAGCTCTCCAGGTGCTAATCAAACACACTAACTAGTCTCAGGGAGGCAGAGATTGGGGAAGGAGAGATAGATGCTGGAGGAATATCTGGGGTGGGATGTTGTAAGGGGAAGAAACTCCTGATCGGCCTTCAGGACCTAAAGGATTTCTCCAGCAGTCAGGAGTAGAGGAAAAATTATACCAAAGCAAGTaagggcacagagcagctgaTGGTTGTGCGTGGGAAGAACAGAGATCCTGGAGACACATGAGCAGAGTGGTTGTGCCACGTCCTCTAATGCCACCACACCAGGACATCACCggctggctgccagcacggcTGCACTCACCAGTCCCCTCCTCCAGCATCATTGCATCAGCAGAAAGCCAACTCCCATATTTGAAGCTGGTGGTCAGGTTGAAGGTAGACAATGGCACTTCAGTGGAGAAGCAGCCGTTCGTCCCCGTCTGAAGGAAAGAGTCACCCACGTTAGCAGCAGCCCTGTGGCCAGGCCCTTGTGTGTCATCTGCTGCCATCCTTGGGCTCCCAGCTGCCACTCGCCCCGCTGCCAATGCTCTCTCCATCCTGTCCTGCAACCCTGGATCCTGCAAACTTCTCCCCCCACGGCTGATAGGACGCTCTGCCATGCAGCTGGCTGTCCCATTCCTGCCCATCCTGGCCCGAGGACCACCCCAAGAGCCTCTGCTCAGCTCCTCTGCCCTCTTTGGGATGACTCCAGGATTTCAGCACTTTCACATCAGAACTGGATCATTTGGCAATGCCCAAATGATGCACCCAGCCACCATCAGCCCAGGCACCTATAGATGGGGAAACATTCCTGGGACCACAACCTGTGtgccttctccctctcctgctgcactcacctggcCCCTAAACTCAGCACAGATCGTTATATAACTATACGGGTAAAAATATATTTGGGACTGGCACAGCTTGATCTCAGCCCTTCCTTGGAAGGGTTTCCCAGACGGGTACCtgtcaggagggaggaggaaagggattaGATGGGTGGGGATGCTGCAGGGGGAACATCACCTCGGGAGCAGTCAGCcttgctgctggggctgctctccaACTCACCGCCCACAGACGTCCAGAGGGATCTTCTCATCCTTCACAGTCAAGACACagggcagctggagcagcacCTCAAagtggggcagccctgggggaacACCAGCAGGGAATGGCACTGTGCCCGTTTCTTCCTTCAGGAGATTCTTGCCATCCCATGCGACGGCTCCCAAgtaccccgtggggagcccagcCTTTGTCCCCACACACCATATTCCTTCACGCTGAATGAGCTCTTCTTCCCCTCTACCTCGATGCTGTACTCGCCCAGGGCTGGCTCCACACCCAGCGGGAAGGACAGGTCCACGATGCCCTGCCGCGGGCTCACCGCCTGCCACTGCGCCACACGGTGCCCACTGGGGTCCTGCACACAGGGACACGCAGAGTCAGCCCTCGCTCGCGGGTCTGAAGATGGGGTGCGTGGCGGTGGTGGTGGGTTGACAACCTCAGGGACTCAAGTCAC contains the following coding sequences:
- the LOC141970504 gene encoding alpha-2-macroglobulin-like protein 1 encodes the protein MQPSSARGKLNPITVYDLLPNIYEVSYPSEVKEPDSFSCGMNDFQDGIAGLPATSCFDVPGNSWVNCLRRVWRREVPVSDKRTGSYILVKDAGLKIVTNTQLGCAPNSLLQSHVTPSYPQGAGLEEDEQAGVRQDAGMQMDFLETWLWELVPVGEGGSAEVAVTVPDAITKWEAGMFCTSPLALWPPS